A region of Lolium rigidum isolate FL_2022 unplaced genomic scaffold, APGP_CSIRO_Lrig_0.1 contig_18504_1, whole genome shotgun sequence DNA encodes the following proteins:
- the LOC124680522 gene encoding RNA-binding protein 1-like: MELEARKLYVGGLPPSTQQDELMDHFGRYGEVLCVRVVRNHETGLGRGFAFVEFADDEGPRAALKEEEKDSHVFGGRTVDVKRARVRPMRYQSDQPFYMHYAYPSPVHSQWYHQSSSNNSYAANGYRGSDPNKVFVGGLRGHITKEDLKSYFEKFGTIIDVVVIHDGLTHKSRGFGFITFDSEEAMLKVLENSFHDLNGTKVETKVAIPKDRYYYDQDRRQQSPMIWGGVGSSMGFPGVYPPNNMQYIVNNHYMVPFQQYMYSPNGHGDYGYGGGVSPSVAAMMTRQSTPVYSYGTQYSGSDNKLHDIEDLQQVNEKPLDLEAKNIPATVTTS, encoded by the exons ATGGAGCTGGAGGCGCGGAAGCTGTACGTCGGCGGCCTCCCGCCGTCGACGCAGCAGGACGAACTGATGGATCACTTCGGCCGCTACGGCGAGGTGCTGTGCGTCCGGGTCGTGCGGAACCACGAGACCGGACTGGGCCGAGGCTTCGCTTTCGTCGAGTTCGCCGATGACGAGGGCCCGCGGGCCGCGctcaaggaggaggagaaggacagcCACGTCTTCGGCGGCCGCACG GTTGATGTCAAAAGAGCGAGAGTCAGACCAATGCGATATCAATCTGACCAACCCTTCTACATGCATTATGCATATCCAAGTCCAGTTCATAGCCAGTGGTATCACCAATCTTCTAGTAACAACTCATATGCTGCTAATGGATATAGAGGTTCTGATCCAAACAAGGTCTTTGTTGGAGGGCTGCGAGGTCACATCACCAAGGAGGATCTTAAAAGTTACTTTGAGAAGTTTGGTACCATAATTGATGTTGTTGTCATACATGATGGGCTTACTCATAAGTCTAGAGGTTTTGGTTTCATTACATTTGATTCTGAGGAGGCTATGTTAAAGGTTTTGGAGAATAGCTTTCATGATTTGAATGGAACAAAGGTTGAAACTAAGGTCGCAATACCGAAGGATCGCTACTACTATGACCAGGATAGACGGCAGCAAAGTCCAATGATATGGGGTGGAGTCGGTTCTTCTATGGGCTTCCCTGGAGTGTATCCACCAAATAACATGCAATACATCGTGAACAACCATTACATGGTCCCCTTTCAGCAGTATATGTACTCGCCTAACGGACATGGAGATTATGGTTACGGTGGAGGTGTCAGTCCTAGTGTTGCTGCCATGATGACGAGGCAAAGTACTCCAGTTTATAGCTATGGAACACAATATAGTGGAAGTGATAACAAATTGCATGACATTGAAGACCTTCAACAAGTGAACGAAAAACCTTTGGACTTGGAGGCCAAGAACATACCG GCTACTGTTACAACATCGTAA